In a genomic window of Kineococcus endophyticus:
- a CDS encoding glutamyl-tRNA reductase, protein MALMVVGLSHRTASLGVLERASFDAAAAGEVVASLSASPHVDEVFVLSTCNRVELYCDVTRFHGGVADVGDALCRRIGLGVDELGEQLYVHYEDAGVEHLFRVACGLDSMAVGESQILGQLRLALRDLHERGLAGGTLDRLLQNALRVGKRAHSETRLDAAGASLVDAAMTRAAAVVGGELAGRRALVVGAGAMSALVATTFARAGLDVVVANRTPDRAQRLAAAIGGRAVGLEDLRAEVAAADLVASCTGAVGHVLDVATVASALLDRPERPLFVADLALPRDVAPDVATLRGVHLADLEALGTDLASTAVADDLRSVRAIVAEEVAAHAASLRAADVAPTVVALRAQARHVVDVEMRRLTSRVDLDDAARAEVDRTVHRIVEKLLHTPTVRVKELAESPGGVGYAAALRALFDLEVGPDRARGGALPGDAPLSGTVADAVGRVS, encoded by the coding sequence GTGGCCCTCATGGTCGTGGGCCTGTCCCACCGGACGGCGTCCCTCGGCGTGCTCGAGCGCGCCAGCTTCGACGCCGCCGCCGCCGGGGAGGTCGTGGCCTCGCTGTCGGCGTCGCCGCACGTCGACGAGGTCTTCGTGCTGTCGACGTGCAACCGCGTCGAGCTCTACTGCGACGTCACCCGCTTCCACGGCGGTGTCGCCGACGTCGGTGACGCGCTGTGCCGGCGGATCGGCCTCGGGGTCGACGAGCTCGGCGAGCAGCTCTACGTCCACTACGAGGACGCCGGGGTCGAGCACCTCTTCCGCGTCGCCTGCGGGCTGGACTCGATGGCCGTGGGGGAGAGCCAGATCCTCGGCCAGCTGCGGCTCGCGCTGCGCGACCTGCACGAGCGCGGGCTGGCCGGCGGGACGCTGGACCGCCTGCTGCAGAACGCGTTGCGCGTCGGAAAGCGCGCCCACTCCGAGACCCGGCTGGACGCGGCGGGCGCCTCCCTCGTCGACGCGGCGATGACCCGTGCGGCCGCCGTCGTCGGCGGTGAGCTCGCGGGCCGGCGCGCCCTCGTCGTCGGCGCCGGGGCCATGAGCGCCCTCGTCGCGACGACGTTCGCCCGCGCCGGCCTCGACGTCGTCGTCGCCAACCGCACGCCGGACCGCGCCCAGCGCCTGGCCGCGGCCATCGGCGGCCGGGCCGTCGGCCTGGAGGACCTGCGGGCCGAGGTGGCCGCCGCCGACCTCGTCGCCAGCTGCACGGGTGCCGTCGGGCACGTCCTCGACGTGGCGACCGTGGCCTCGGCGCTGCTGGACCGCCCGGAGCGACCGCTCTTCGTCGCCGACCTGGCCCTGCCGCGCGACGTCGCCCCCGACGTGGCGACGCTGCGCGGGGTGCACCTGGCCGACCTCGAGGCCCTCGGCACCGACCTCGCCAGCACCGCCGTCGCCGACGACCTGCGCTCGGTGCGCGCCATCGTCGCCGAGGAGGTCGCGGCCCACGCGGCCTCGCTGCGGGCGGCCGACGTGGCCCCGACGGTCGTCGCGCTGCGCGCCCAGGCCCGGCACGTCGTCGACGTCGAGATGCGGCGGCTCACCAGCCGAGTCGACCTCGACGACGCCGCCCGCGCCGAGGTGGACCGCACGGTGCACCGCATCGTCGAGAAGCTGCTGCACACCCCGACCGTGCGGGTGAAGGAGCTCGCCGAGTCGCCCGGTGGCGTCGGGTACGCCGCCGCCCTGCGGGCGCTGTTCGACCTCGAGGTCGGGCCCGACCGCGCGCGCGGCGGGGCCCTGCCCGGCGACGCCCCGCTGTCCGGGACCGTGGCCGACGCCGTGGGACGCGTGTCGTGA
- a CDS encoding uroporphyrinogen-III synthase produces the protein MTNSPLVADPEQVPVVEVAVAPEVSVLTEVVDAKKSRDEVPAQPRTKRTSSKGSVRKDKAGDKDRAAKAEKELGHVSFVGAGPGDPGLLTVRAVDLLRTADVVVLDQASREDLVARFGRTGVEVLDAGFGEDGQPLTRAARAKLVVRAAKAGGRVVRLMDGDPSTFTGLVDEVAACRKSGVGFDVVPGVSAVNAVPAYAGVPMTTPSTSSVNVVHPAGRTLDWSRHADADATVVVLGTGDDIAAAARGLLAAGRSPATPVALTSHGTTTTQTTTTATLGTLEAAATVIDGSPTTAVVGDVVALREQNSWYETKPLFGWRVLVPRTKEQAGGITTRLSDHGATAEVVPTISVEPPRTPQQMEKAVKGLVTGRYEWIGFTSVNAVRAVREKFTEYGLDARAFSGLKVAAVGGVTADALREWGIEPDLLPEAEQSAAGLLEAWPPYDDVLDPINRVFLPRADIATDTLVAGLQENGWEVDDVTAYRTVRAAPPAAPVRDAIKTGAFDAVVFTSSSTVRNLVGIAGKPHPSTVVACIGPATAKTAEEHGLRVDVLAAEPSADALVEALAGYGQGLRASAVEAGEPVLRPSQKKSSARRRAR, from the coding sequence ATGACGAACAGCCCCCTCGTCGCCGACCCGGAGCAGGTGCCGGTCGTCGAGGTGGCGGTGGCCCCCGAGGTGAGCGTCCTGACCGAGGTGGTCGACGCGAAGAAGAGCCGCGACGAGGTGCCCGCGCAGCCCCGGACGAAGAGGACGTCGTCGAAGGGCTCGGTCCGCAAGGACAAGGCCGGCGACAAGGACCGCGCCGCGAAGGCCGAGAAGGAACTCGGGCACGTCTCCTTCGTCGGTGCCGGCCCGGGCGACCCGGGTCTGCTCACCGTGCGCGCCGTCGACCTGCTGCGCACCGCCGACGTCGTCGTGCTCGACCAGGCCAGCCGTGAGGACCTCGTGGCCCGCTTCGGCCGCACCGGCGTCGAGGTCCTCGACGCCGGCTTCGGTGAGGACGGCCAGCCCCTGACCCGCGCGGCGCGCGCCAAGCTCGTCGTGCGGGCCGCCAAGGCCGGCGGCCGTGTCGTGCGCCTCATGGACGGCGACCCCTCGACGTTCACCGGCCTCGTCGACGAGGTGGCGGCCTGCCGCAAGTCCGGGGTCGGCTTCGACGTCGTCCCCGGCGTCTCGGCCGTCAACGCCGTGCCCGCCTACGCCGGCGTCCCCATGACCACGCCGTCGACGTCGAGCGTCAACGTCGTGCACCCCGCGGGCCGGACCCTCGACTGGTCCCGGCACGCCGACGCCGACGCCACCGTCGTGGTCCTCGGCACCGGGGACGACATCGCCGCCGCCGCCCGCGGACTGCTCGCGGCCGGCCGTTCCCCGGCCACGCCCGTCGCGCTCACCTCGCACGGCACCACGACGACGCAGACGACGACCACCGCGACCCTCGGCACGCTCGAGGCCGCCGCGACGGTCATCGACGGCTCGCCCACGACCGCCGTCGTCGGCGACGTCGTCGCGCTGCGCGAGCAGAACAGCTGGTACGAGACGAAGCCCCTGTTCGGCTGGCGCGTCCTCGTCCCGCGCACCAAGGAGCAGGCCGGCGGCATCACGACGCGCCTGTCCGACCACGGCGCCACCGCCGAGGTCGTCCCGACCATCTCCGTCGAGCCGCCGCGCACGCCGCAGCAGATGGAGAAGGCCGTCAAGGGCCTCGTGACCGGCCGCTACGAGTGGATCGGGTTCACCTCGGTCAACGCCGTCCGCGCCGTGCGGGAGAAGTTCACCGAGTACGGCCTCGACGCCCGCGCCTTCTCCGGCCTCAAGGTCGCCGCCGTCGGCGGGGTCACCGCGGACGCCCTGCGCGAGTGGGGGATCGAGCCGGACCTCCTGCCCGAGGCCGAGCAGTCGGCCGCCGGGCTGCTGGAGGCGTGGCCGCCCTACGACGACGTGCTCGACCCCATCAACCGGGTCTTCCTGCCGCGCGCCGACATCGCCACCGACACCCTCGTGGCGGGTCTGCAGGAGAACGGCTGGGAGGTCGACGACGTCACGGCCTACCGGACCGTGCGCGCCGCCCCGCCTGCCGCGCCCGTGCGCGACGCCATCAAGACGGGTGCGTTCGACGCGGTCGTCTTCACGTCGAGCTCGACCGTGCGCAACCTCGTCGGGATCGCGGGCAAGCCGCACCCCTCGACGGTCGTCGCGTGCATCGGCCCGGCCACGGCCAAGACCGCCGAGGAGCACGGCCTGCGGGTCGACGTCCTCGCCGCCGAACCGAGCGCCGACGCGCTCGTCGAGGCGCTCGCGGGCTACGGCCAGGGGTTGCGGGCGAGCGCCGTGGAGGCGGGCGAACCCGTCCTGCGGCCCAGCCAGAAGAAGTCGTCCGCGCGCCGCCGGGCGCGCTGA
- the hemB gene encoding porphobilinogen synthase: MVQLPVRPRRLRSTPAMRRLVTDVHLHPGDLVLPVFVREGISEDQPVRTLPGVVQHTRESLVATAEEAAAAGLGGIMLFGVPERLDATGSGADDPDGILNVALKDVRDAVGDDLVVMADLCLDEFTDHGHCGVLDDRGRVDNDATLERYASMALAQAAAGAHVLGPSGMMDGQIGVLRSVLDSGGYEDTALFAYAVKYASGFYGPFREAVNSQLKGDRRTYQQDPAANVSEALREVRLDLDEGADMVMVKPGLPYLDVLRAVADVADVPVASYQVSGEYAMVEFAAQAGAIDRERVALESLLALRRGGAQIVLSYWALEAAREWL, from the coding sequence GTGGTGCAGCTGCCCGTCCGTCCCCGCCGTCTGCGCTCCACCCCGGCGATGCGCCGGCTGGTGACGGATGTGCACCTGCACCCGGGGGACCTGGTCCTCCCCGTCTTCGTGCGGGAGGGGATCAGCGAGGACCAGCCGGTCCGCACGCTGCCGGGTGTCGTCCAGCACACCCGTGAGTCGCTCGTGGCGACGGCCGAGGAGGCCGCGGCGGCCGGGCTCGGCGGGATCATGCTGTTCGGCGTCCCCGAGCGCCTCGACGCGACCGGGTCCGGCGCCGACGACCCCGACGGGATCCTCAACGTCGCGCTGAAGGACGTGCGCGACGCCGTCGGCGACGACCTCGTCGTCATGGCCGACCTGTGCCTGGACGAGTTCACCGACCACGGCCACTGCGGCGTTCTCGACGACCGCGGCCGCGTCGACAACGACGCCACCCTCGAGCGGTACGCGTCGATGGCGCTGGCCCAGGCGGCCGCGGGCGCCCACGTGCTGGGGCCCAGCGGGATGATGGACGGCCAGATCGGGGTGCTGCGCAGCGTGCTGGACTCCGGCGGGTACGAGGACACAGCGCTGTTCGCCTACGCCGTGAAGTACGCCAGCGGCTTCTACGGCCCCTTCCGCGAGGCCGTGAACTCCCAGCTCAAGGGCGACCGGCGCACCTACCAGCAGGACCCGGCCGCGAACGTCTCCGAGGCGCTGCGCGAGGTGCGGCTCGACCTCGACGAGGGCGCCGACATGGTCATGGTCAAGCCCGGTCTGCCCTACCTCGACGTGCTGCGCGCGGTGGCCGACGTCGCCGACGTGCCCGTCGCGAGCTACCAGGTGTCGGGGGAGTACGCGATGGTCGAGTTCGCCGCGCAGGCCGGCGCGATCGACCGGGAGCGCGTCGCGCTGGAGTCGCTGCTCGCCTTGCGGCGGGGTGGGGCGCAGATCGTGCTGAGCTACTGGGCGCTGGAGGCCGCGCGCGAGTGGCTGTGA
- a CDS encoding HAD family hydrolase, translated as MHRDDALHSTALPGGSAACEAAFFDLDNTMVRGASLFYFARGLAARGFFSRRELQRFGRRALHFALRGENLGHLGEIRELALAFVAGHTTAEIRQIGEEVYDEHVEAKVQARTRALARRHLDAGAPVWLVTAAPVELADVVARRLGLTGALGTIAESVDGTYTGRLIGEPLHGQAKADAVRDLAERSGLDLARCAAYSDSANDLPLLGLVGSPSAVNPDRALRRHAATHGWPVHEFRSWQHVARWTVRAGGVAAGAVVVAGLVRRR; from the coding sequence GTGCACCGCGACGACGCCCTCCACAGCACCGCCCTGCCCGGCGGGAGCGCTGCGTGCGAGGCCGCGTTCTTCGACCTCGACAACACGATGGTCCGCGGCGCCTCCCTCTTCTACTTCGCCCGGGGCCTCGCGGCCCGCGGCTTCTTCTCCCGCCGCGAGCTGCAGCGCTTCGGCCGCCGCGCCCTGCACTTCGCCCTGCGCGGGGAGAACCTCGGCCACCTCGGCGAGATCCGCGAGCTCGCGCTCGCCTTCGTCGCCGGCCACACCACGGCGGAGATCCGGCAGATCGGCGAGGAGGTCTACGACGAGCACGTCGAGGCCAAGGTGCAGGCCCGGACGCGCGCGCTCGCCCGTCGGCACCTCGACGCCGGCGCCCCCGTCTGGCTCGTCACCGCCGCCCCCGTCGAGCTCGCCGACGTCGTCGCCCGGCGCCTCGGGCTGACCGGCGCGCTCGGGACGATCGCCGAGTCCGTCGACGGCACGTACACCGGCCGCCTCATCGGCGAACCCCTGCACGGACAGGCCAAGGCGGACGCCGTGCGCGACCTCGCCGAGCGCTCCGGGCTGGACCTGGCCCGCTGCGCCGCCTACTCCGACTCCGCCAACGACCTCCCGCTGCTGGGACTGGTCGGCTCCCCCAGCGCGGTCAACCCCGACCGCGCCCTGCGCCGGCACGCGGCCACCCACGGGTGGCCCGTCCACGAGTTCCGCTCGTGGCAGCACGTCGCCCGCTGGACGGTCCGCGCCGGTGGAGTGGCCGCGGGCGCCGTGGTCGTGGCCGGCCTGGTCCGCCGCAGGTGA
- a CDS encoding redox-sensing transcriptional repressor Rex produces the protein MDEDDVGTVDVPEATVARLPQYLRALSVLAEAGLQTVSSEALAEAVGVGSAKLRKDLSHLGSYGTRGVGYDVAELHRQIADHLGQTTPWNVVIVGIGNLGHALAGYGGFASRGFRVVGLFDDGAHVVGEVVGGVRVRPLAELPDVVCPGETIGVLAVPGEHAQTVCDRLVAAGVRSVLNFAPTVLRVPAGVDVRKVDLASELQILAFHAQRRASRVPSLARVAEPVTERVGEVV, from the coding sequence GTGGACGAGGACGACGTGGGGACGGTCGACGTCCCCGAAGCCACCGTGGCGCGGCTGCCCCAGTACCTGCGCGCGCTGTCCGTCCTGGCCGAGGCCGGTCTGCAGACCGTGTCCTCCGAGGCGCTCGCCGAGGCCGTCGGCGTCGGGTCGGCCAAGCTCCGCAAGGACCTCTCCCACCTCGGCAGCTACGGCACGCGCGGGGTCGGCTACGACGTCGCCGAGCTGCACCGGCAGATCGCCGACCACCTCGGGCAGACGACCCCCTGGAACGTCGTCATCGTGGGCATCGGCAACCTCGGCCACGCGCTCGCCGGCTACGGCGGCTTCGCCAGCCGCGGCTTCCGCGTCGTGGGCCTGTTCGACGACGGGGCCCACGTGGTGGGCGAGGTCGTGGGCGGCGTCCGCGTCCGGCCGCTGGCCGAGCTGCCCGACGTCGTGTGCCCGGGCGAGACCATCGGCGTCCTGGCCGTCCCCGGCGAGCACGCCCAGACCGTCTGCGACCGCCTCGTCGCCGCCGGGGTGCGGAGCGTCCTGAACTTCGCCCCGACCGTGTTGCGCGTCCCCGCGGGCGTCGACGTGCGCAAGGTCGACCTCGCCTCGGAGCTGCAGATCCTCGCCTTCCACGCCCAGCGGCGCGCCTCCCGCGTGCCGAGCCTGGCGCGCGTGGCTGAACCCGTGACCGAACGTGTCGGAGAGGTGGTCTGA
- a CDS encoding GH12 family glycosyl hydrolase domain-containing protein, with amino-acid sequence MPRLRALAATVGPKLGVAAAVTALVAGAATAVTTLDTPSAAAATALCDQYAKTTTADGKYRIQNNRWGTSAQQCIEPTATGFRVTQADGAVSTSGAPKSYPSIYWGCHYADCTTGFSPVQASSGTFGSVRTSVAMTYPTSGEWDASFDLWFDPTPRTDGQNTGAEVMVWLNHAGRPQPVGSKVGTVTLAGATWDVWYGNTGWNVVSYVRQTPTSSADFAVSTFFDDALARGWVQRSWYLTSIQAGFEPWTGGAGLAVTSFSAGTGSTGTPTATTSPTASPTATPTATASPTVTVTRSPRPTSGRPVCSATAKTESAWGAGAVQNVTVTNGGEARTGWTTVATLPAGQTVTNLWNGTWTQSGRTLTVKNASYNGSLAAGGTTSFGYQLAATGSTSTPATITCS; translated from the coding sequence GTGCCTCGCCTGCGTGCCCTCGCCGCCACCGTCGGACCCAAGCTCGGGGTGGCCGCGGCCGTGACCGCCCTCGTGGCGGGCGCCGCCACGGCGGTGACCACCCTCGACACCCCGAGCGCGGCGGCCGCCACCGCCCTGTGCGACCAGTACGCCAAGACGACCACCGCGGACGGGAAGTACCGCATCCAGAACAACCGCTGGGGCACCTCGGCGCAGCAGTGCATCGAGCCCACGGCGACGGGTTTCCGCGTGACCCAGGCCGACGGCGCGGTGTCCACCAGCGGCGCCCCCAAGAGCTACCCGTCGATCTACTGGGGCTGCCACTACGCGGACTGCACCACGGGGTTCTCCCCCGTGCAGGCCTCCAGCGGCACCTTCGGGTCGGTCCGCACGAGCGTCGCCATGACCTACCCGACCTCGGGTGAGTGGGACGCGTCCTTCGACCTCTGGTTCGACCCGACGCCGCGCACCGACGGCCAGAACACCGGCGCCGAGGTCATGGTGTGGCTGAACCACGCCGGCCGCCCGCAGCCCGTCGGCAGCAAGGTCGGCACCGTGACGCTCGCCGGTGCGACGTGGGACGTCTGGTACGGGAACACCGGCTGGAACGTGGTCTCGTACGTCCGCCAGACCCCGACGTCGTCGGCGGACTTCGCCGTGAGCACGTTCTTCGACGACGCCCTGGCCCGCGGCTGGGTCCAGCGCTCCTGGTACCTGACGAGCATCCAGGCCGGGTTCGAGCCGTGGACCGGCGGCGCGGGCCTCGCGGTGACGTCGTTCTCCGCGGGCACGGGCTCGACGGGGACCCCGACGGCCACCACCAGCCCGACCGCCAGCCCCACCGCCACGCCCACCGCCACCGCGAGCCCCACCGTGACGGTGACCCGCTCGCCGCGGCCGACGTCCGGCCGTCCCGTCTGCTCCGCGACGGCGAAGACCGAGTCCGCCTGGGGCGCCGGGGCTGTGCAGAACGTCACGGTCACCAACGGCGGCGAGGCCCGCACGGGCTGGACCACCGTCGCGACGCTGCCCGCCGGTCAGACGGTGACCAACCTGTGGAACGGCACCTGGACGCAGTCCGGGCGGACGCTGACGGTGAAGAACGCCTCCTACAACGGCTCCCTCGCCGCGGGTGGGACGACGAGCTTCGGCTACCAGCTCGCCGCGACCGGCAGCACCTCGACGCCGGCCACGATCACCTGCTCCTGA
- a CDS encoding class F sortase — MDPNSVPVELEIPAIGVDVPLIGLGTTAAGELEVPSDYQQVGWFTGGAAPGQTGPAVIAGHVDSTDGPAPFYRLRDLAAGDEVLVRSADGTQHTFRVDGVQQYPKDQFPSAAVYGPAPGPVLRLVTCGGTFDRASRHYRDNVVVFAS; from the coding sequence GTGGACCCGAACTCGGTCCCGGTGGAGCTCGAGATTCCCGCTATCGGCGTGGACGTCCCCCTGATCGGCCTCGGGACGACGGCGGCGGGCGAGCTGGAGGTCCCGTCGGACTACCAGCAGGTGGGGTGGTTCACCGGTGGGGCAGCGCCGGGGCAGACCGGGCCCGCCGTCATCGCGGGACACGTGGACAGCACGGACGGGCCGGCCCCGTTCTACCGCCTCCGGGACCTGGCGGCCGGCGACGAGGTCCTCGTGCGGTCGGCCGACGGGACACAGCACACCTTCCGGGTCGACGGCGTGCAGCAGTACCCCAAGGACCAGTTCCCGTCGGCCGCCGTGTACGGGCCGGCTCCTGGTCCGGTCCTCAGGCTCGTCACCTGCGGCGGTACCTTCGACCGAGCGTCCCGGCACTACCGCGACAACGTGGTGGTCTTCGCCTCGTGA
- the hemC gene encoding hydroxymethylbilane synthase: MTRALRLGTRRSALATTQSSWVADLLRRGGSEVELVEVTTHGDVNRAPLAQIGGTGVFVSALRDALLAGEVDLAVHSLKDLPTAPADGLALAAVPEREDARDALVAAGGRTLAQLPAGARVGTGSPRRQALLLALRPDLEVVAIRGNIDTRVGFVASGELDAVVLAAAGLARIGRSDEVSEFFDPAAFVPAPGQGALAVECRADDEEVRSALARLDAPAVRRAVAAERQVLASLEAGCSAPVGAHATAQTLHVAVQDPGGALVRRALPFATVADEASARTLGADVARDLLAHELSGASGAGRRPESPPASRPGASAGNHGDGPQVSSENHPQDRPDDGPRPDPESGS, from the coding sequence GTGACGCGTGCGCTCCGGCTCGGCACCCGCCGCAGCGCGCTGGCCACCACGCAGAGTTCGTGGGTCGCTGACCTGCTGCGCCGCGGCGGCTCCGAGGTCGAGCTCGTCGAAGTGACGACGCACGGCGACGTCAACCGCGCGCCGCTGGCCCAGATCGGCGGCACGGGGGTCTTCGTCTCCGCGCTGCGCGACGCCCTGCTCGCGGGCGAGGTGGACCTCGCGGTGCACTCCCTCAAGGACCTGCCGACGGCCCCGGCCGACGGGCTCGCCCTGGCCGCCGTCCCCGAGCGGGAGGACGCGCGCGACGCGCTCGTCGCCGCGGGCGGGCGCACGCTGGCCCAGCTGCCCGCCGGGGCCCGGGTCGGCACCGGCTCACCCCGCCGGCAGGCACTGCTGCTGGCCCTGCGACCCGACCTCGAGGTCGTCGCCATCCGCGGCAACATCGACACCCGCGTGGGCTTCGTGGCCTCCGGCGAGCTCGACGCCGTCGTCCTGGCCGCGGCCGGGCTGGCCCGGATCGGGCGCTCGGACGAGGTCAGCGAGTTCTTCGACCCCGCCGCGTTCGTCCCGGCCCCCGGCCAGGGCGCGCTGGCCGTGGAGTGCCGCGCCGACGACGAGGAGGTGCGCTCCGCGCTCGCCCGGCTGGACGCGCCCGCCGTCCGCCGGGCCGTCGCCGCGGAGCGCCAGGTGCTCGCGTCGCTGGAGGCCGGCTGCTCGGCGCCCGTCGGGGCCCACGCGACCGCGCAGACCCTCCACGTCGCCGTCCAGGACCCCGGTGGCGCCCTCGTGCGCCGCGCCCTGCCGTTCGCGACTGTCGCCGATGAGGCCTCCGCGCGTACGTTGGGTGCCGACGTCGCACGCGACCTGCTGGCCCACGAGCTCTCGGGGGCCTCGGGGGCCGGTCGTCGTCCCGAGAGCCCCCCCGCGTCAAGACCCGGTGCGAGCGCTGGAAACCACGGCGACGGACCGCAGGTCTCGTCGGAGAACCACCCCCAGGACCGTCCGGACGACGGTCCACGTCCCGATCCGGAGAGTGGCTCGTGA
- a CDS encoding glutaredoxin family protein produces the protein MDDAERTNAATARVVLVSRVGCHLCDDGREVVRTVAQAAGVAWEEVDVDADPDLHRRFTDKVPVVLVDGAERDFGRLDADRLRQALAGRRWWRRGR, from the coding sequence ATGGACGACGCAGAGCGAACGAACGCGGCGACCGCGCGGGTCGTGCTCGTCTCGCGGGTCGGCTGCCACCTGTGCGACGACGGCCGCGAGGTGGTCCGGACCGTGGCGCAGGCGGCCGGTGTCGCCTGGGAGGAGGTCGACGTCGACGCCGACCCGGACCTGCACCGGCGGTTCACGGACAAGGTGCCGGTCGTGCTCGTCGACGGTGCCGAGCGGGACTTCGGCCGCCTCGACGCCGACCGGTTGCGGCAGGCGCTCGCGGGGCGCCGCTGGTGGCGGCGGGGGCGGTGA
- a CDS encoding glycosyltransferase family 2 protein — protein sequence MSTATEARPETPTVSIVVPARNEARNLEIVLPKLPDVHEVIVVDGHSSDDTADVVARVLPRARFLQQTRKGKGNALAVGFEAATGDVVVMFDADGSADEAEIEDFVAALTAGADFAKGSRVLAAGGSDDITLVRDTGNRVLTAITNVLFRTKYTDLCYGYNAFWRDALQHMAIPSSRYETAQWGDGFEIETLINCRVAAAGLQIHEVPSVELRRIHGESNLHAVRDGFRVLRTILTERFQRGRANVPAPSADLLTHAHADAERLDALEQFPAVDHVPAARVIDLRTADERRRSAEMADDVQDGATA from the coding sequence ATGTCCACTGCCACTGAAGCGCGCCCGGAGACGCCGACCGTCAGCATCGTGGTCCCCGCACGCAACGAGGCCAGGAACCTCGAGATCGTGCTGCCGAAGCTGCCGGACGTCCACGAGGTGATCGTCGTCGACGGCCACTCCTCCGACGACACGGCCGACGTCGTGGCCAGGGTCCTGCCCCGGGCCCGTTTCCTGCAGCAGACCCGCAAGGGCAAGGGCAACGCCCTCGCCGTGGGTTTCGAGGCAGCCACGGGTGACGTCGTGGTCATGTTCGACGCGGACGGCTCCGCCGACGAGGCCGAGATCGAGGACTTCGTCGCGGCGCTCACAGCCGGCGCCGACTTCGCCAAGGGGTCGAGGGTCCTGGCCGCCGGAGGGAGCGACGACATCACCCTCGTGCGCGACACCGGGAACCGGGTGCTGACAGCCATCACCAACGTCCTGTTCCGCACCAAGTACACGGACCTCTGCTACGGGTACAACGCCTTCTGGCGGGACGCGCTCCAACACATGGCGATCCCCTCGTCCCGGTACGAGACGGCGCAGTGGGGGGACGGGTTCGAGATCGAGACCCTCATCAACTGCCGGGTGGCAGCCGCCGGCCTGCAGATCCACGAGGTCCCCAGCGTCGAACTGCGCCGCATCCACGGTGAGAGCAACCTCCACGCGGTGCGCGACGGCTTCCGTGTGCTGCGCACCATCCTCACCGAACGGTTCCAGCGCGGCCGCGCGAACGTCCCCGCCCCCAGCGCGGACCTGCTCACCCACGCGCACGCCGACGCCGAGCGCCTCGACGCCCTCGAGCAGTTCCCGGCGGTCGACCACGTGCCTGCCGCCCGGGTCATCGACCTGCGGACCGCGGACGAACGCCGCCGGTCGGCCGAGATGGCGGACGACGTCCAGGACGGAGCAACCGCGTGA
- a CDS encoding DUF4397 domain-containing protein: MPSTAHRRQRSTRLSLLLAVLVGALALSGWSASSARAAVPGDAWVRAAHLVPGLEAMQVVARPLSGGSPSVLAERAAYGDVAPYQRLTPGDYSVELRPAGAPTSSAPMLSSTVVVEAGRAYTLAGLGSLQSPRLATLKDDLTPPAAGTVRVRLLPAASSADQVTVAAVGGPVVARDAVFGQPTAYAAVPAGRWTLQTTSGGGDPTSTTVDLAAGGIYTLAVVDRDGGGFGIQVVTDAAGSATMPVGGAATGGGGTAAGSPAGVPGAVLAGAALLAVVGARTRGRAVRSQRRTAARSS; this comes from the coding sequence GTGCCCTCCACCGCCCACCGTCGACAGCGGTCCACACGGTTGTCCCTTCTGCTCGCGGTCCTGGTCGGAGCGCTGGCGCTCTCCGGCTGGTCCGCGTCGTCCGCACGCGCCGCTGTCCCCGGCGACGCGTGGGTGCGGGCGGCCCACCTCGTGCCGGGTCTCGAAGCCATGCAGGTCGTCGCGCGGCCCCTCAGCGGCGGAAGCCCGTCCGTCCTCGCCGAACGGGCCGCCTACGGGGACGTCGCGCCGTACCAGCGTCTGACCCCTGGTGACTACAGCGTCGAGCTCAGGCCGGCCGGGGCTCCCACCTCGTCCGCGCCTATGCTGTCGAGCACCGTCGTGGTCGAGGCGGGTCGGGCCTACACCCTGGCGGGCCTGGGGTCGCTGCAGTCCCCGAGGCTGGCGACGCTGAAGGACGACCTGACGCCACCCGCCGCCGGGACGGTCCGCGTGCGACTGCTGCCGGCCGCCTCCAGTGCGGACCAGGTGACGGTGGCGGCGGTGGGCGGACCGGTCGTCGCCCGCGACGCCGTCTTCGGTCAGCCCACCGCGTACGCGGCGGTTCCGGCCGGGCGGTGGACGTTGCAGACCACCTCCGGCGGGGGCGACCCCACGTCGACGACGGTCGACCTCGCAGCGGGCGGGATCTACACCCTGGCCGTCGTGGACCGCGACGGCGGCGGGTTCGGGATCCAGGTGGTCACGGACGCCGCGGGGTCCGCCACGATGCCGGTGGGCGGCGCGGCGACGGGTGGCGGCGGTACCGCGGCCGGTTCCCCGGCCGGCGTTCCTGGGGCCGTGCTCGCGGGCGCCGCACTTCTGGCCGTCGTGGGCGCCCGCACCCGCGGGCGAGCCGTCCGGTCGCAGCGGCGTACGGCAGCACGCTCCTCGTGA